A portion of the Jaculus jaculus isolate mJacJac1 chromosome 5, mJacJac1.mat.Y.cur, whole genome shotgun sequence genome contains these proteins:
- the Mb21d2 gene encoding protein MB21D2 isoform X2 translates to MVQKLDQKLPVANEYLLLSGGVREGVVDLDLDDLNVYARGTDYDMDFTLLVPALKLHDRNQPVTLDMRHSALCHSWLSLRLFDEGTISKWKDCCTIADHINGATNYFFSPTKVADWFYDSISIVLSEIQKKPQRGMPKVEKVEKNGTIISVILGVGSSRMLYDIVPVVSFKGWPAVAQSWLMENHFWDGKITEEEVISGFYLVPACSYKGKKDNEWRLSFARSEVQLKKCISSSLMQAYQACKAIIIKLLSRPKAISPYHLRSMMLWACDRLPANYLAQEDYAAHFLLGLIDDLQHCLVNKMCPNYFIPQCNMLEHLSEETVMLHARKLSSVRSDPAEHLRTAIEHVKAANRLTLKLQRRGSTTSIPSPQSDGGDPNQPDDRLAKKLQQLVTENPGKSISVFINPDDVTRPHFRIDDKFF, encoded by the coding sequence ATGGTGCAAAAGCTGGACCAAAAGCTTCCAGTGGCTAATGAATACCTCTTGCTCTCCGGAGGAGTCCGGGAGGGCGTGGTGGACCTGGACTTAGACGATCTAAATGTCTATGCCCGGGGCACTGACTACGACATGGACTTCACCCTTCTGGTGCCAGCTCTGAAGCTGCACGACCGTAATCAGCCTGTGACCCTCGACATGCGCCACTCAGCCTTGTGCCACTCGTGGCTGAGCCTTCGGCTCTTCGATGAGGGGACAATCAGTAAGTGGAAAGACTGCTGCACCATTGCAGATCACATCAACGGTGCCACCAACTACTTCTTCTCTCCTACCAAAGTGGCCGACTGGTTCTATGACTCGATCAGCATCGTCTTATCAGAAATACAGAAGAAGCCTCAGCGAGGGATGCCGAAAGTAGAAAAGGTCGAAAAAAACGGGACCATCATCTCCGTCATCCTGGGCGTGGGCAGCAGCCGCATGCTGTATGATATCGTCCCCGTGGTGTCTTTCAAAGGCTGGCCTGCGGTGGCCCAGAGTTGGCTCATGGAGAACCATTTCTGGGACGGGAAAATCACCGAGGAGGAGGTCATCAGCGGGTTTTACCTGGTGCCTGCTTGCTCCTACAAGGGGAAGAAGGACAATGAGTGGCGGCTCTCCTTTGCCAGGAGCGAGGTACAGTTGAAGAAATGCATCTCCAGCAGTCTCATGCAGGCGTACCAGGCCTGCAAAGCCATCATCATCAAACTCCTGTCCAGGCCCAAGGCCATTAGCCCCTATCACCTGCGGAGCATGATGCTCTGGGCCTGCGACAGACTTCCTGCCAACTACTTGGCTCAAGAGGACTATGCTGCCCACTTTTTACTGGGCCTCATCGACGACCTGCAGCACTGTCTGGTCAACAAGATGTGTCCTAATTACTTCATCCCTCAGTGCAACATGCTGGAGCACCTGTCGGAGGAGACCGTCATGCTCCACGCCCGGAAGCTGTCCTCCGTGCGCTCGGATCCCGCCGAGCACCTGCGCACCGCCATCGAGCACGTCAAGGCTGCCAACCGGCTGACGCTGAAGCTCCAGCGACGGGGCAGCACCACCAGCATCCCCTCCCCGCAGTCCGACGGAGGGGACCCCAACCAGCCTGACGACCGGCTGGCCAAAAAACTGCAGCAGCTAGTGACTGAGAATCCGGGGAAGTCCATCTCAGTCTTTATTAATCCTGATGATGTCACAAGGCCTCATTTCAGAATTGATGATAAATTTTTCTGA